In Astatotilapia calliptera chromosome 23, fAstCal1.2, whole genome shotgun sequence, a genomic segment contains:
- the LOC113015803 gene encoding uncharacterized protein LOC113015803 isoform X1 produces MLSAEEEQLEVRSTCSGSTSRSRSSLAKAAVEARAKAEAARARAEFTRREIEVKMRQAELSATLEALKEEKEAEAALAEANVFEAAIAEEVSGEMWSSRVSEKQYGESRQGQENSQPALNSHALLQLPASTQSYRLQSYLGYSSPEHRREDLPDPKHFTPIKQCDISPIPDPATSPQYVPQVNQQDIKYEIGSHLTPAADTQEKCGQRYVSTTPQPMSFSPYTPPFQPTQINNGNSDFANLAKFLAKRELVADGLTKFTDRAEDYWAWRASFCNAIEGLSLKPSEQLDLLTRWLGEESSKHAKRIRSVHLNNPAEGLRRVWTRLQECYGTPEAIEKSLLDRLERFPRVSNKDPQNLRELGDLLSEIDAAKSDGSLPGLVYLDTSRGIAPIVDKLPTNLQDRWMSEGTKYKQRHDVYFPPFSFFCRFIQDEAKMRNDPSFKSTVSGPTSYPTTHDNHYTRFAKSRPPVAVHKTEVNKTHKPNLGSTSEFTNKLCPIHKKPHPLKKCRGFREKTLDERKAYLREHNICFRCCNSSAHQAKDCKEEITCLECNSNKHVAALHAGPAPWTQNTKAQNIAPDQDREEHGGESSLDLETSSACTQVCGDLGGGRSCSKICQAYIYPKGHPDKKVKVYAIIDDQSNRSLAKSNLFDTFGIPMSNLAPYTLKTCTGVSTTNGRLAENLFIQSVDGQFSSPLPSLLECDSLPDNKNEIPTQEIALAHQHLKHLADHMQPLDPEADIMLLLGRDIIQVHKVYERVNGPVNAPFAQRLALGWVIVGDVCLGGAHKPAIIGTYRTSVLENGRPSLLTPCQNSFHVKEQSHNKSWNTHSSCQIGKHIFQQSEKDEELAPSFEDQAFLETMERDFYQDDANSWTAPLPFRTPRTHLPNNRNQALSRLESLRRTLNKRPEMERHFMDFMQGLFDRDHAEPAPALEEGEECWYLPFFGVYHPQKPGNIRVVFDSSAKFQGVSLNDVLLKGPNMNNSLIGVLIRFREETVAVTADIQQMFHCFQVREDHRNFLRFLWYRNNDPREPVVEYRMKVHVFGNSPSPAVAIFGLRKAAHLFDTQHYSEAKQFVQRHFYVDDGLKSLPTESEAIKLLKDTQELLAASNLRLHKIASNSPNVMKAFSTVDLASGLKDIDFNTEFPPMQRSLGVCWDIEGDTFTFRVSQAEKPYTKRGVLSTINSLFDPLGFAVPVSIKGRALLRELTKETCGWDETLPEGMFKEWSEWKNALKQLEQIRIPRPYCSFSFLGAKHREICVFCDASTQAVAAVAYLKLTNKNGETEFAFIFGKAKLAPKPDLTIPRLELCASVLAVEVGELIRDEMDIQISNMRFFSDSKVVLGYIYNEARRFHVFVNNRVQRIRRATVPTQWGYVPSVHNPADHGSRSLPAEKLLSSTWLKGPEFPLKPLQSNSSGTFQLQNPDSDIEVRPLITATIQTSYPCLKTANLESFSSWQSLTRAVARLAHIARTFKVKQSGGQCKGWHICHELTTSDFEQARETVIKAVQQESFPEELKQIESRKDIPKKSPLLKLSPYLDKSGLLRLGGRLLHSDLESAEKHPLIMPHKHHVTNLLIRYYHERVRHQGRHLTEGALRSAGYWVLGGKRQISSLIYSCVVCRKLRGVTQFQKMSDLPAERLSAEPPFSYVGIDVFGPWSVASRRTRGGLASSKRWAVMFTCMSTRAVHLEIIEGMDTSSFINALRRFFSVRGPAKQLRSDCGTNFTGASRELGFDKRIPCDPRVKSFLNDHGCSWVFNPPYSSHMGGSWERMIGVARKILDSQLAQLGSRPLTHDVLITFMAEVAAIINARPLVPVSSDPDVPCILTPATLLTQKVGAPPTPLGDFGEKDLYRQQWKRVQSLANSFWHRWRKEYLSTLQCRRKWHFTRPNLQQGDVVLLKDPLVKRNQWPMGVIAKVHPSSDGLVRKVEVKVVKDGKAKVYFRPVTDVVLLVSAAVQQV; encoded by the coding sequence ATGCTGTCAgcagaggaggagcagctggAGGTACGGTCCACCTGCTCTGGATCTACATCCAGATCCCGCAGCTCACTCGCCAAAGCAGCAGTCGAAGCACGGGCAAAGGCCGAAGCAGCACGCGCCAGAGCAGAGTTTACACGACGGGAGATTGAGGTGAAAATGAGGCAAGCAGAGTTAAGTGCTACATTAGAAgcactaaaagaagaaaaggaagcagAAGCTGCGCTCGCTGAAGCCAATGTATTTGAAGCAGCAATAGCAGAGGAGGTAAGCGGGGAAATGTGGTCATCTCGTGTGTCAGAAAAACAATATGGGGAATCACGACAGGGTCAAGAGAACTCACAACCAGCGCTGAACTCTCACGCTCTACTCCAGCTTCCAGCTTCAACCCAGTCATACAGACTACAGAGTTATCTTGGATATTCTTCACCAGAGCATCGCAGAGAAGACTTGCCGGACCCCAAACACTTTACGCCGATAAAACAATGTGACATCAGTCCAATCCCCGATCCAGCCACTTCACCTCAATATGTCCCACAGGTAAATCAACAGGACATCAAATATGAGATTGGCAGCCATCTGACACCAGCTGCTGATACCCAAGAAAAATGTGGCCAAAGGTATGTAAGTACCACACCGCAACCTATGAGCTTTTCCCCTTACACTCCACCTTTCCAGCCAACGCAAATCAACAACGGGAACAGTGACTTTGCTAATCTCGCTAAGTTTCTGGCAAAAAGAGAATTGGTGGCAGACGGTCTGACAAAGTTTACGGACAGAGCAGAGGACTACTGGGCATGGAGAGCTTCTTTCTGTAACGCTATTGAAGGGTTAAGCTTAAAGCCTAGCGAACAGTTAGATTTGCTCACCCGGTGGCTTGGAGAAGAGTCGTCTAAGCATGCCAAACGTATACGCTCTGTCCATCTCAACAATCCAGCAGAGGGCCTACGTCGAGTTTGGACACGGCTACAAGAATGTTATGGCACCCCAGAGGCTATTGAGAAGTCGCTCCTTGACAGACTTGAACGCTTTCCTAGAGTGTCAAACAAAGACCCCCAGAATCTCAGAGAACTTGGCGACCTACTTTCTGAAATTGATGCAGCCAAATCAGACGGCTCTTTACCTGGGCTAGTGTATTTGGACACATCACGTGGCATTGCCCCGATAGTTGATAAGTTGCCAACAAATCTTCAAGACAGGTGGATGTCAGAGGGGACTAAATACAAGCAGAGACATGATGTATATTTCCCTCCATTCTCATTCTTCTGTCGCTTCATACAAGATGAAGCGAAAATGAGAAACGACCCCAGTTTTAAGTCTACTGTATCAGGTCCCACATCCTATCCAACAACTCACGACAACCACTATACAAGATTTGCCAAGTCAAGACCGCCTGTTGCCGTCCACAAAACAGAGGTaaacaaaactcacaaaccaaaCTTAGGCAGCACGAGTGAGTTCACAAACAAACTGTGTCCCATCCACAAGAAACCGCACCCGTTAAAGAAGTGTAGAGGTTTCAGGGAAAAGACACTAGATGAGCGTAAGGCATACCTCAGGGAACACAACATCTGTTTTAGGTGCTGCAATTCCTCAGCTCACCAAGCTAAAGACTGTAAGGAAGAGATTACTTGCCTAGAGTGCAACAGCAACAAACACGTTGCAGCGCTGCATGCAGGTCCAGCTCCAtggacacaaaacacaaaagctcaAAACATTGCCCCAGACCAGGACAGGGAGGAGCATGGCGGGGAGAGTAGCCTAGACTTGGAGACTAGCTCAGCATGCACTCAAGTTTGTGGGGACTTAGGTGGGGGGCGTTCCTGCTCCAAAATATGTCAAGCCTACATTTATCCAAAGGGGCATCCAGACAAAAAGGTCAAGGTTTACGCTATCATAGATGACCAGAGCAATAGGTCATTAGCGAAGTCAAATCTTTTCGACACCTTTGGCATCCCAATGAGCAACCTAGCGCCATACACACTTAAGACATGTACAGGGGTTTCCACTACAAATGGCCGCTTAGCTGAGAACCTCTTTATACAGTCTGTTGATGGCCAGTTCAGCTCTCCTCTGCCTTCTTTGCTCGAGTGTGACTCACTCCCAGACAACAAGAATGAAATACCAACGCAAGAGATTGCCCTAGCCCATCAACACCTCAAACACCTAGCAGATCATATGCAGCCCCTAGACCCTGAGGCTGACATTATGTTGCTGTTAGGCCGAGACATAATACAAGTGCACAAAGTGTATGAACGAGTGAATGGACCAGTCAATGCTCCATTTGCCCAGAGACTTGCACTTGGGTGGGTTATTGTAGGTGATGTATGCCTAGGAGGAGCCCATAAGCCAGCCATCATAGGCACATACAGAACGAGTGTTCTAGAGAACGGGCGTCCAAGTCTCCTAACACCCTGTCAAAACAGCTTTCATGTCAAAGAGCAGTCACACAACAAATCCTGGAACACTCACAGTTCATGTCAAATAGGGAAACACATATTCCAGCAAAGTGAAAAGGACGAGGAGCTAGCCCCTTCCTTTGAGGACCAAGCCTTTCTAGAAACTATGGAAAGAGACTTTTACCAAGACGATGCAAATAGCTGGACAGCTCCACTTCCTTTCCGTACACCGAGAACCCACCTCCCAAACAACAGAAACCAAGCACTCAGCCGCTTAGAGTCGTTGCGCCGCACATTAAATAAACGCCCTGAGATGGAGAGACATTTTATGGATTTTATGCAGGGGTTGTTTGACAGGGATCACGCCGAACCAGCACCAGCTCTCGAAGAAGGAGAAGAATGCTGGTATCTGCCCTTCTTTGGCGTTTATCACCCGCAGAAGCCCGGGAACATCAGGGTGGTATTTGACTCAAGTGCTAAGTTTCAGGGAGTGTCCTTAAATGATGTGCTGCTCAAAGGTCCAAATATGAATAACAGTCTGATTGGGGTGCTCATCCGTTTCAGAGAAGAAACGGTGGCTGTCACAGCGGACATACAACAAATGTTCCACTGCTTTCAGGTGCGAGAAGACCACAGGAACTTCCTCCGGTTCCTTTGGTACCGCAACAATGACCCAAGAGAGCCAGTTGTCGAGTACAGAATGAAAGTGCACGTGTTCGGCAACAGCCCCTCTCCAGCGGTGGCAATTTTCGGTCTGAGAAAGGCAGCACACCTGTTCGACACACAGCACTATTCTGAGGCCAAACAGTTTGTTCAAAGACATTTCTATGTCGACGATGGACTCAAATCCCTCCCTACTGAGTCAGAGGCAATTAAGCTCCTCAAAGACACACAGGAGCTGCTCGCTGCGTCCAACCTGAGGCTCCACAAAATAGCTTCAAACAGCCCAAATGTCATGAAAGCATTCTCTACTGTAGACTTGGCAAGCGGGCTCAAGGACATAGATTTCAACACAGAGTTTCCTCCAATGCAGAGAAGCTTAGGAGTATGTTGGGACATTGAAGGCGACACCTTCACATTCAGAGTCTCTCAAGCCGAAAAGCCTTACACGAAAAGAGGTGTTCTGTCCACTATCAACAGCCTTTTTGACCCGCTGGGGTTTGCAGTGCCAGTGAGCATCAAGGGGAGGGCACTGTTGCGGGAGCTGACAAAAGAGACTTGTGGGTGGGATGAGACTCTTCCAGAGGGCATGTTTAAGGAGTGGTCAGAATGGAAGAATGCTCTCAAACAACTCGAGCAAATCCGTATCCCAAGGCCATACTGCTCCTTCTCCTTTCTTGGTGCGAAGCACAGAGAAATCTGTGTCTTCTGTGATGCATCAACCCAGGCTGTTGCAGCCGTGGCTTACCTGAAGTTAACGAACAAAAATGGTGAGACAGAGTTTGCGTTCATATTCGGGAAAGCCAAACTTGCCCCCAAGCCCGATCTTACCATTCCCAGGCTCGAGCTGTGTGCATCGGTGTTAGCGGTGGAAGTTGGGGAACTAATCAGAGATGAAATGGACATTCAGATTAGTAACATGCGCTTCTTCTCCGACAGCAAAGTCGTTCTTGGCTATATCTACAATGAGGCAAGAAGATTTCACGTTTTCGTGAACAACCGGGTGCAACGCATCAGACGAGCAACAGTACCAACTCAGTGGGGCTATGTACCCTCAGTGCACAACCCGGCCGATCACGGATCCAGATCTCTACCTGCCGAAAAACTGTTGTCCAGCACATGGTTGAAAGGGCCGGAGTTTCCCTTAAAGCCCTTACAGAGCAACTCATCAGGTACATTCCAACTTCAAAACCCCGACTCAGACATTGAAGTTCGTCCCTTGATCACTGCCACCATTCAAACATCATACCCCTGTTTAAAGACTGCAAACTTAGAATCTTTCTCCAGCTGGCAGTCCCTTACCAGGGCAGTTGCACGTTTGGCACACATTGCACGCACCTTTAAGGTAAAGCAATCAGGCGGACAATGTAAGGGATGGCATATATGTCATGAACTCACTACCTCAGATTTTGAGCAAGCAAGAGAGACGGTTATAAAAGCAGTCCAACAAGAAAGCTTCCCAGAGGAGCTCAAACAAATAGAGTCAAGGAAGGACATCCCAAAGAAAAGCCCTCTCTTAAAGCTTTCTCCCTACCTTGACAAATCAGGCCTCCTGAGGCTTGGCGGACGCCTTCTTCATTCTGACCTTGAGTCCGCAGAAAAACACCCCTTGATTATGCCGCACAAACACCATGTAACTAACCTGTTAATCCGCTATTACCATGAAAGGGTCAGGCACCAGGGGCGTCATCTTACAGAGGGTGCTTTAAGATCCGCAGGTTACTGGGTCTTAGGAGGTAAACGCCAGATCAGCAGCCTCATTTACTCATGCGTAGTTTGTCGCAAGCTAAGGGGAGTAACACAGTTCCAAAAAATGTCAGATCTTCCTGCAGAACGCCTTAGTGCTGAGCCTCCATTCTCTTACGTAGGCATAGATGTGTTCGGGCCATGGTCTGTTGCCTCTCGTCGTACTCGGGGCGGACTTGCCAGCAGCAAACGATGGGCAGTGATGTTCACCTGCATGAGCACAAGGGCAGTTCACCTTGAGATCATAGAGGGGATGGACACGTCTAGCTTCATTAACGCTCTCCGCAGGTTCTTTTCAGTCAGAGGACCTGCAAAGCAATTGAGATCGGATTGTGGAACTAACTTCACAGGAGCCTCCAGGGAGCTAGGGTTTGACAAAAGGATTCCTTGTGACCCACGTGTTAAATCCTTCCTAAATGATCATGGATGTAGTTGGGTCTTCAACCCTCCCTACTCTTCTCACATGGGGGGCAGTTGGGAGCGGATGATAGGAGTGGCACGTAAGATATTAGACTCCCAGCTCGCTCAACTTGGTTCCAGGCCCCTCACGCACGACGTCCTGATCACCTTCATGGCAGAGGTGGCCGCCATCATCAACGCACGGCCGCTGGTTCCAGTGTCAAGTGATCCCGATGTTCCGTGCATCCTTACTCCCGCCACACTCCTCACGCAAAAAGTTGGTGCACCTCCAACACCCTTAGGTGACTTCGGGGAGAAGGACCTCTACAGGCAACAGTGGAAAAGAGTTCAGAGTCTGGCCAACTCTTTCTGGCATCGCTGGCGTAAGGAGTACTTATCAACACTGCAATGCCGCCGCAAGTGGCATTTCACCAGACCAAACCTGCAGCAGGGGGATGTGGTCCTCCTGAAAGATCCTCTCGTGAAGAGAAATCAGTGGCCCATGGGGGTGATTGCAAAGGTTCATCCTAGTAGTGACGGACTTGTCAGGAAGGTAGAAGTCAAGGTGGTGAAAGATGGTAAAGCCAAAGTTTACTTTAGGCCAGTCACAGACGTTGTTCTTCTTGTATCAGCTGCTGTGCAACAAGTTTAG